One part of the Anopheles coustani chromosome 2, idAnoCousDA_361_x.2, whole genome shotgun sequence genome encodes these proteins:
- the LOC131266518 gene encoding uncharacterized protein LOC131266518 gives MKRMQYEVHLYYRTLLADTFGTVIKISQWCFTAPYPLYPYQQVTPDSRHRFYVLRFLQKFLAVLIFGTITAIPVLIYFLHDKAVYVYSVPMSIKIMYYIQTLLHIVGAWYVVYLYQFRTTFHRFYFHRFHRVLEQFGRRDIDVGLRQVKRAVRIIMILTPVEIAMVALLFILYVKTWGQLPKLVSWGSNLILRTTINLQYMTIMGTVAILLRQMNDTLESFVTHVTHASDVQKTPNIQLIQPTRLTIDDQLTIEKIRLLQLELMKVVAKINAGEFGTILCIYIIAIFVYINIVLLQVYQGKLQNAMPFDMFCIRLISCALTCVGLVVIAYSNRLVQKQNLRVGTILHQLNKVDNGLTCFNIINRFITQTPLFYDVHEARKMIPIDMSLIFKIVGGITSIFVVLVQFADSYKPHISSENDVTTFRP, from the exons ATGAAACGGATGCAATACGAAGTGCATTTGTACTATCGTACACTTCTCGCGGATACCTTCGGGACGGTGATAAAAATCTCACAATGGTGCTTTACCGCTCCGTATCCGTTGTATCCTTATCAGCAGGTCACCCCAGATTCTCGGCACCGATTCTACGTGCTTCGTTTTCTTCAGAAGTTTCTCGCTGTGTTGATCTTTGGAACCATAACGGCCATTCCGGTGCTGATATACTTCTTGCACGACAAGGCTGTCTACGTCTACTCTGTGCCGATGTCGATCAAGATCATGTACTACATTCAGACACTCCTGCATATAGTAGGCGCATGGTACGTGGTGTACTTGTATCAGTTTCGGACCACCTTCCATCGGTTCTACTTTCACCGCTTCCACCGTGTGCTGGAGCAGTTTGGACGGCGTGATATCGACGTCGGATTGCGTCAGGTCAAAAGAGCCGTCCGAATAATTATGATACTAACCCCAGTAGAAATCGCTATGGTTGCCCTGTTGTTCATCTTGTATGTCAAAACTTGGGGACAATTGCCCAAACTCGTGTCGTGGGGATCGAACCTGATATTAAGAACGACGATTAACCTGCAGTATATGACCATAATGGGTACGGTGGCGATCCTTCTCCGACAGATGAACGACACGCTGGAATCGTTTGTAACCCATGTAACCCATGCGTCCGATGTTCAAAAAACTCCGAATATTCAACTAATTCAACCGACACGTTTAACGATAGACGATCAACTTACGATCGAGAAGATTCGCCTCCTTCAACTGGAGCTGATGAAAGTGGTGGCGAAAATAAACGCGGGTGAATTCGGGACAATACTGTGCATATATATTATCGCCATTTTCGTGTACATCAATATCGTGCTGCTGCAGGTCTACCAGGGAAAACTACAAAACGCGATGCCATTCGATATGTTTTGTATACGGCTGATAAGCTGTGCTTTAACATGTGTGGGCTTGGTTGTGATTGCCTACTCGAACCGGTTGGTCCAAAAACAG AACCTTCGAGTTGGCACCATCCTGCATCAGCTCAACAAAGTGGACAATGGATTGACCTGTTTCAACATT aTAAATCGATTTATAACGCAAACGCCTTTGTTCTACGACGTCCACGAAGCTCGCAAAATGATACCCATCGATATGTCGCTGATCTTCAAG aTTGTTGGCGGCATAACAAGCATCTTTGTAGTGTTGGTACAGTTTGCTGACTCGTACAAACCCCACATTTCATCCGAAAACGACGTAACAACATTTCGTCCGTAA
- the LOC131266526 gene encoding complex III assembly factor LYRM7 produces MSSLRREALRWYKILQRTKNDVFAGDFRTITAARQRIREEFIKNKDITDEKEIQEKIKIAKDVEVELRSSVVQAVRKQPTVFEARITPDTKKMDNVMFDPDAEIPPPRSKKCSDKK; encoded by the exons ATGAGTTCGCTACGACGAGAG GCTCTTCGGTGGTACAAAATACTGCAGCGCACTAAAAATGATGTGTTCGCCGGAGATTTTCGTACTATTACGGCAGCTCGACAACGGATCAGGGaggaatttatcaaaaacaaggACATCACGGATGAAAAGGAAATCCAAGAG aaaatcaaaattgcCAAGGATGTGGAAGTCGAGTTGCGCAGCTCAGTAGTGCAGGCGGTGCGGAAACAACCGACCGTATTTG AGGCGAGAATCACAcccgatacaaaaaaaatggacaACGTAATGTTTGATCCGGACGCCGAGATACCTCCGCCTCGAAGCAAAAAGTGCAGtgataaaaaatag
- the LOC131266529 gene encoding ATP synthase subunit e, mitochondrial, with protein sequence MADLGAPVRVSPLIRFGRWSFLVVGVAYGAYHQNRLAKREVGIREIEAQQKVIRDAKLAEEKKRNQEAEAKAIAELSAPTKK encoded by the exons ATGGCTGATCTAGGTGCTCCCGTTCGTGTTTCCCCACTGATCCGG TTCGGACGTTGGTCGTTCCTTGTCGTCGGAGTGGCATACGGTGCTTATCATCAGAACCGCCTGGCCAAGCGGGAGGTTGGAATTCGAGAAATTGAAGCACAGCAAAAGGTCATCCGGGACGCTAAACTGGCCGAAGAGAAGAAGCGTAACCAGGAAG CCGAAGCTAAGGCCATCGCCGAACTATCTGCGCCCACCAAGAAGTAG
- the LOC131266525 gene encoding SUMO-conjugating enzyme UBC9-B: protein MSGIAVARLGEERKAWRKDHPYGFVARPVKNTDGSLNLMTWECAIPGKKGTPWEGGSYKLRMLFKDDYPTSPPKCKFEPPLFHPNVYPSGTVCLSLLDEEKDWRPAITIKQILLGIQDLLNEPNVKDPAQAEAYTIYCQNRLEYEKRVRAQARAMAATD, encoded by the coding sequence ATGTCTGGAATCGCAGTTGCACGTTTGGGTGAAGAACGTAAAGCTTGGCGTAAGGATCATCCGTACGGATTCGTTGCCAGGCCAGTAAAAAATACAGACGGATCCCTGAACCTCATGACATGGGAATGCGCTATCCCCGGAAAGAAGGGAACGCCATGGGAAGGTGGTTCATACAAGCTGCGAATGCTTTTCAAGGATGACTACCCTACCAGTCCGCCGAAATGCAAGTTTGAACCTCCTCTGTTTCATCCGAACGTGTACCCGTCGGGAACAGTGTGTCTGTCGTTGTTGGATGAAGAAAAAGATTGGCGTCCGGCGATTACCATCAAACAGATTCTGCTGGGAATACAGGATTTGTTGAACGAACCAAACGTCAAAGATCCTGCCCAAGCGGAAGCCTACACCATCTACTGCCAAAACCGTCTAGAGTATGAAAAGCGCGTACGAGCACAAGCGCGCGCAATGGCGGCAACAGATTAA
- the LOC131266517 gene encoding protein Lilipod, producing the protein MEEDEEHVSDIREQMFHNTIREHIIFMLLFLLLYLGSYALIIRFRRRDREDLFANDEDEFTVYRISLWLCTFSLAVAVGAALLLPISIASNEVLILYPNSYYVKWLNSSLIQGLWNYVFLFSNLALFVLLPFSYLFTESSGFSGHKKGIMARVYETFTVFSLLAFIVFATTYVISALRDPDRNNFQALFNLAKYHLPFLYSCVSFIGVLLLLVCTPMGFVRLFGVVGQVLVKPNLLRDVNEEYHVFNIEEVTVKRKLANVNLNIELRNVTTIDLTPAKLCSGLDDLYQIKPTGTANNGSTLESIKLFERLRELESERKVLDKQRSSSALQRNLVYPIAMLLLLILTGITVLLVVQNTLELLIGIKAVPLSTRQFTLGITSLSKLGPLGATLEVCIITYLGVTSTVGLYTMPFMRNVRPQRRKTSLAQLISNCALVLILSSALPLLARILGITNFDLLGDFGEIEWLGNFMLVLLYNVIFGTAATLCLFNKFTATVRRELCARLRALFNYSSHLESSIYQSAGQLNHLHPHSSTLHPTEQHSGIQATTVTPWSTPVPGGGLSPPFGPATENGSTLHQRHPFVVTNGDNNVGAATAVKGDPPSSTCILANGTDGVDHKKTR; encoded by the exons AtggaggaggacgaggagcATGTGTCCGACATACGGGAGCAAATGTTCCACAACACGATCCGAGAGCATATC ATATTTATGTTACTCTTTCTGCTGCTTTACTTGGGAAGCTACGCACTGATCATTCGGTTTAGGCGCCGCGATCGGGaagatttgtttgcaaatgacGAGGATGAGTTTACCGTCTATCGAATAAG TTTATGGTTATGCACCTTTTCCCTAGCGGTGGCGGTGGGTGCCGCCTTGCTGCTCCCGATTTCGATCGCCAGCAACGAGGTGCTGATCCTCTACCCGAACAGTTACTATGTCAAATGGTTGAACAGCTCACTGATACAGG GTCTCTGGAACTACGTGTTTCTGTTCTCCAACCTGGCGCTCTTTGTGCTGCTTCCGTTCTCCTATCTGTTCACCGAATCATCCGGTTTCAGCGGCCACAAGAAGGGCATTATGGCGCGCGTGTACGAAACGTTCACCGTCTTCTCGCTGCTCGCATTTATCGTGTTCGCGACGACGTACGTCATATCCGCGCTGCGCGATCCCGACCGGAACAACTTTCAGGCGCTCTTCA ATTTAGCCAAATATCATCTGCCATTCTTGTACTCGTGTGTGTCGTTCATAGGTGTACTTTTACTGTTAG TTTGTACCCCGATGGGTTTCGTAAGACTGTTCGGTGTGGTTGGACAGGTCCTGGTAAAGCCAAACCTTTTGCGTGATGTCAACGAAGAGTATCATGTCTTCAACATCGAGGAAGTCACCGTCAAGCGGAAGCTGGCAAACGTTAACCTTAACATAG AACTGAGGAACGTGACGACGATTGACCTGACGCCGGCAAAACTTTGCTCCGGACTGGATGATTTGTATCAAATCAAACCGACCGGCACCGCCAATAACGGCAGCACCCTAGAGTCGATCAAGCTGTTCGAAAGACTGAGAGAGTTGGAGTCTGAACGTAAAGTGCTCG ATAAGCAACGGAGCTCGTCAGCGCTACAGAGGAATCTGGTTTATCCGATAGCGATGCTGCTATTGTTGATTCTCACCGGCATTACCGTGCTGTTGGTTGTGCAGAACACGCTCGAGCTGCTGATCGGCATCAAGGCAGTGCCGCTGAGTACGAGG CAATTCACCCTGGGGATAACCTCGCTCTCGAAGCTGGGTCCATTGGGGGCCACCCTGGAGGTTTGTATCATCACCTACCTCGGGGTAACATCCACCGTCGGGCTCTACACGATGCCCTTCATGCGCAACGTCAGACCGCAGCGGCGGAAGACTTCGCTAGCGCAGCTTATTTCGAACTGTGCCCTGGTGCTGATACTAAGCTCCGCGTTGCCATTGCTAGCACGTATATTAG GTATTACAAACTTCGATCTGCTCGGCGACTTCGGTGAAATCGAGTGGCTTGGGAACTTCATGCTCGTGCTGCTGTACAACGTGATCTTCGGGACGGCGGCCACGCTGTGTCTGTTCAACAAATTCACCGCCACCGTGCGGCGTGAGCTGTGCGCCCG ATTGAGAGCTCTGTTCAACTATAGCAGCCACCTGGAGTCTAGTATCTATCAGAGCGCGGGCCAGCTGAACCACCTACATCCCCACTCATCCACACTGCATCCTACTGAGCAGCACTCTGGTATCCAGGCCACGACCGTCACACCGTGGTCGACGCCAGTGCCCGGTGGTGGTCTGTCGCCACCGTTTGGCCCGGCCACTGAAAATGGTTCCACGTTACACCAGCGGCATCCGTTCGTGGTAACGAATGGCGATAATAACGTTGGTGCAGCTACTGCTGTAAAAGGCGACCCACCGTCGTCCACCTGTATCCTTGCGAATGGGACGGATGGCGTTGATCATAAAAAGACACGATAA
- the LOC131267248 gene encoding tetratricopeptide repeat protein 12, whose product MMSKEDEESFEAGLSKVDEVMGILSLMTSGDKTKEQMGVAFADQFLGTDNRSKQMEQTNVENFIVRVNQERTVINRQADEPSLEQPMTQDKYAFMAEIERDAARRAAERREREQVAQGLRRSGNRAFRRGEYEKAINMYSKAIDQIRDSPILYNNRALAYIRIGLPKRAIIDCDFVLSKLDEKNLRSWIFRAQGYYALAETKAYEKSVAEARKHNPRELGYIDRIVREIEGKVGTAVLAEMGAGDHQTAEDEQAVRDGSPSGGAIGDGLDVGVRGFDRALPMDDVQSTSSGEHSES is encoded by the exons ATGATGTCCAAGGAGGACGAAGAATCCTTCGAGGCCGGTTTGAGCAAGGTGGATGAGGTAATGGGAATACTCAGCCTAATGACCAGCGGCGACAAAACGAAGGAACAAATGGGTGTTGCTTTCGCCGACCA ATTTCTCGGCACCGATAACCGCAGCAAACAGATGGAACAAACGAACGTGGAGAACTTTATCGTGCGCGTCAACCAGGAGCGAACCGTCATCAACCGGCAGGCGGACGAGCCATCCCTCGAGCAACCGATGACACAGGACAAGTACGCATTCATGGCCGAAATCGAGCGGGACGCGGCGCGTCGGGCAGCGGAACGACGAGAGCGTGAACAGGTGGCCCAAGGGTTACGGCGCTCCGGCAATCGAGCGTTCCGACGGGGCGAGTACGAGAAAGCAATCAACATGTACTCGAAGGCGATCGATCAGATTCGGGACAGCCCGATACTGTACAACAACCGGGCACTCGCCTACATCCGGATCGGGTTACCCAAGCGTGCGATTATCGATTGCGACTTTGTGTTGAGCAAGCTGGACGAGAAGAATCTACGCTCGTGGATCTTCCGGGCGCAGGGTTACTACGCGTTAGCCGAGACAAAGGCGTACGAGAAGAGTGTGGCGGAGGCGCGCAAGCACAACCCACGGGAGCTCGGCTACATCGATCGGATTGTGAGGGAAATCGAGGGCAAGGTGGGGACGGCGGTGCTCGCGGAAATGGGAGCGGGTGACCACCAGACAGCGGAAGATGAGCAGGCAGTTCGTGACGGATCGCCATCCGGAGGGGCCATTGGGGACGGTCTTGATGTTGGGGTGCGAGGATTTGATCGTGCTCTACCAATGGACGATGTGCAATCAACTTCATCCGGCGAACATTCAGAAAGTTAA
- the LOC131265065 gene encoding mucin-2, whose protein sequence is MELIKSTPAAGSEQQPQQPQSNVYDEIRQEIDKMDPYAETITLTYHLRQFAELFLRRINDDQTLNTLFAHLNEAALADNKFAVKMATVFGSHQLGDAMIQETKIRNAMIGTLQQNFLAIERLKQSDPQRFYNSVTLLGEYYNRKKVLNGRRINILGQSLLLLLTSELEQEITKSAATQQQPPHQMDAEFAKLLLEQITLNGAVAKEDHRKEITDLLFTIRKALITVPNLCSRTKAFLLMALDLYHSNLPEDLFAKLYSKYLSEPQQPAVPTTTSTQSIESVREVPPSGESKQPTANGECTVRGQQEKSSPEAVVTPKATGIRANSNSRGTPAGVGKPPSPQNGARTIHDKENTRRSSSRTKAAPEKKTPPASQASKRNVRVSEDGKIVATITRDSPASPTKKAPPSPTVGTIRTERSPVKKGLSPRLERLAALPKITITCSTPSPKRQAGNTSATSPRAVLGVASAKQQQQLSPKQPPKSPIRPPTPKSVPEMQKSPGGNGQSRATLSSPAQGTNSVETNKSTKAPHDAGTLPPKECGVGGTEKHHENGKTTPKSSPSTEVSKELTNQMSNGRERINKSDSSSLHASNDAGNPPVLDNGVTGSVSNGTSDGTVKAENTQEAPEGALKPTVKSYFREDNMENLSWDAMNALDDDSPQKLNPHTKSFLSFLADH, encoded by the exons ATGGAACTAATCAAGAGCACGCCAGCTGCCGGATCGGAGCAACAACCGCAGCAGCCCCAATCAAACGTGTACGATGAAATACGGCAGGAAATTGACAAAATGGACCCGTACGCCGAAACGATCACGCTCACCTACCATCTGCGCCAGTTTGCCGAACTGTTTCTAAGGCGCATCAACGACGATCAAACGCTCAA TACTCTCTTCGCTCACCTCAACGAGGCGGCCCTGGCGGATAACAAGTTCGCCGTCAAGATGGCGACCGTGTTCGGCTCACATCAGCTCGGAGACGCCATGATACAGGAGACGAAAATTCGCAATGCCATGATCGGTACGCTGCAGCAAAACTTCCTCGCCATCGAGCGGTTGAAGCAAAGTGATCCGCAGCGTTTCTACAACTCCGTCACGCTGCTCGGTGAGTACTACAAccggaagaaggtgcttaacggCCGGCGCATCAACATCCTCGGCCagtcgttgctgctgctgctgacgtcCGAGCTGGAGCAGGAGATCACCAAAAGCGCTGCCACACAACAGCAACCACCGCACCAGATGGATGCCGAGTTTGCGAAGCTCCTGCTGGAGCAGATAACACTGAACGGTGCGGTGGCGAAGGAAGACCACCGGAAGGAAATCACCGATCTGCTGTTCACGATCCGCAAAGCCCTGATCACCGTACCCAATTTGTGTTCACGAACAAAAGCCTTCCTCCTGATGGCGCTCGATCTCTACCATTCGAATCTGCCGGAAGATTTGTTCGCAAAGCTGTACAGCAAGTATCTCAGCGAACCTCAGCAACCGGCGGTTCCAACCACAACTTCTACCCAATCAATTGAATCGGTTCGCGAGGTGCCGCCTAGCGGTGAATCGAAGCAACCCACGGCAAATGGAGAATGTACTGTTCGGGGGCAGCAGGAAAAATCATCACCGGAAGCGGTGGTCACACCAAAAGCCACTGGAATCAGGGCAAACTCCAACTCACGGGGCACACCGGCCGGTGTTGGGAAACCACCATCCCCCCAGAACGGTGCGCGCACAATCCACGACAAGGAAAACACTCGCCGGTCATCGTCACGCACCAAAGCGGCACCGGAAAAGAAGACACCTCCCGCGTCGCAAGCGTCCAAGCGAAACGTACGCGTCAGCGAGGACGGAAAGATTGTGGCCACCATTACCCGCGATTCACCGGCGTCGCCGACTAAGAAAGCGCCACCCTCGCCAACGGTCGGAACCATTCGGACGGAACGTTCGCCGGTAAAAAAAGGACTCTCCCCACGGTTGGAACGATTAGCAGCACTACCGAAGATTACCATCACCTGCTCGACGCCGTCACCGAAGCGGCAGGCGGGTAACACCTCGGCCACATCACCCCGGGCCGTTCTCGGTGTGGCGtcggcaaaacaacaacaacaactatcGCCAAAGCAACCACCTAAAAGCCCCATCCGACCGCCGACCCCGAAAAGCGTTCCGGAGATGCAAAAATCTCCTGGGGGTAATGGTCAAAGTAGGGCTACACTTTCATCACCCGCCCAAGGCACGAATTCGGTTGAAACAAATAAGTCAACAAAGGCTCCACATGATGCGGGAACTTTACCACCGAAAGAATGCGGCGTCGGTGGCACTGAAAAACATCACGAAAACGGTAAGACTACACCGAAGTCTTCGCCATCTACCGAAGTCTCGAAAGAACTGACTAATCAGATGTCTAATGGAAGAGAACGTATAAACAAAAGTGATTCATCTTCTCTACACGCCTCTAATGATGCAGGCAATCCTCCGGTCCTAGACAACGGTGTGACCGGATCTGTGTCGAATGGAACCTCCGACGGCACAGTGAAAGCTGAAAATACCCAAGAAGCTCCCGAAGGTGCACTGAAACCCACGGTGAAATCATACTTCCGGGAGGATAACATGGAAAATCTCTCCTGGGACGCCATGAACGCGCTCGACGATGACTCGCCGCAAAAGCTGAACCCTCACACGAAATCGTTCCTATCGTTTTTGGCCGATCATTGA